From Vigna radiata var. radiata cultivar VC1973A unplaced genomic scaffold, Vradiata_ver6 scaffold_23, whole genome shotgun sequence, the proteins below share one genomic window:
- the LOC106778530 gene encoding gibberellin 2-beta-dioxygenase 8-like: MDYEPPFLDVYKPLLLQNSHGVGVNDGVSGIRNDKSEWCELPLIDLSRLSLDHIEREECMKEMSEAARTWGFFQVVNHGVSQELLQNLRHEQMEVFRNPFAEKSRENFLNLPPRSYRWGNPSATNLSQISWSEALHLFLPDIARIEDQHQSLRSSIEAFASAVAPLAESLLQILAQKLNMKFSYFQENCSANTCFLRLNRYPPCPLHSRVFGLLPHTDSSFLTILNQDQIGGLQLMKDGKWISVKPNPQALVVNIGDLFQAVSNDMYISAKHQVVGGEKEERFSVAYFYNPRKDAVIESEMMPAVYRKFSFGEYREQIEKDVKETGDKVGLSRFLL, from the exons ATGGATTATGAACCTCCATTTTTGGATGTCTACAAGCCCCTCCTTCTACAAAACTCGCATGGTGTTGGTGTTAACGATGGTGTCAGTGGGATAAGAAACGACAAATCCGAGTGGTGTGAGCTTCCTCTGATCGATCTAAGCCGGTTAAGCCTCGACCATATTGAGAGGGAGGAGTGCATGAAAGAAATGAGTGAAGCTGCAAGAACGTGGGGTTTTTTCCAGGTTGTGAATCATGGGGTTTCACAAGAGCTGCTTCAGAATCTTAGGCATGAGCAAATGGAAGTGTTCCGCAACCCTTTTGCAGAAAAATCCCGAgaaaatttcttgaatttacCTCCCAGAAGTTACAGGTGGGGCAACCCATCTGCCACAAACCTCAGCCAAATTTCATGGTCAGAAGCCCTCCACTTGTTTCTTCCAGATATAGCTAGGATCGAGGACCAGCACCAAAGTCTCAG ATCAAGTATTGAGGCTTTTGCATCTGCAGTTGCCCCACTTGCAGAAAGCTTACTGCAAATTCTTGCTCAGAAACTGAACATGAAATTCAGTTATTTCCAAGAGAATTGTTCAGCAAACACTTGCTTTCTTCGGCTGAACAGATATCCACCATGTCCACTCCATTCAAGGGTGTTTGGTCTCTTACCTCACACTGACTCTAGTTTCCTCACTATACTCAACCAGGACCAGATTGGGGGATTGCAATTAATGAAAGATGGAAAGTGGATTAGTGTCAAACCTAACCCTCAAGCACTTGTCGTTAATATTGGTGATTTATTCCAG GCAGTGAGCAATGACATGTACATAAGTGCTAAACACCAGGTGGTGGGAGGTGAGAAGGAAGAGAGGTTCTCAGTGGCATATTTCTATAACCCTAGGAAAGATGCAGTGATAGAGAGCGAGATGATGCCAGCAGTGTACAGAAAGTTTAGTTTTGGAGAGTACAGAGAGCAGATAGAGAAAGATGTTAAGGAAACAGGTGATAAAGTGGGTCTCTCTAGGTTTCTCTTGTAG